One segment of Gemmatimonadales bacterium DNA contains the following:
- a CDS encoding PIG-L family deacetylase, which yields MLFPSSSRAQLEPPSTGGTVALQQELRLLGHYKRVLMIGAHPDDEDTELLAVLVRGLGAEAAYLSLNRGEGGQNLIGAELGEALGLIRTEELLAARRLDGARQFFTRAYDFGFSKTQDETWQHWPRDTILKDVVRIVRRFRPQIVVSIFSGTPRDGHGQHQAAGWVAQEAFQVAGDSTRFPELAREEHLDPWTPLKLYRSTRFDTTATTLTLNGGALDPLLGKSFHQIAMAGRSLHRSQDMGRLQGIGPSEVRLALLQDRTGGGTNALFGGLDTSMTAMPWNNVDDAGGRRSRERFAARVDSARAAADGNDLAAAAELLRRAEADVAGGAADATDGAGGSRLAPEQAEQLRRALRAEAIAARVVGDATSDDDRVVPGERVAATLAVWNAGPVRQVVRPSIASRGGWSVEMDTGSAGSIAPGAVAQVGATLRVPDTASPTVPYFLRRPLEGALYDWSRSPPAARGQPFDSSTPLAVFQRNDAHWFSRELALRVNDQARGEVRRPVQVVPRVDVKLDPGSELWSIASPAPRRFTVTLTHGARDTTAGTVGLELPAGWNAGKPRPFRLTREDERETYAFEVRPPARRAPGAVVLRAIARDSSGHRYDLGVFTVDYPHIRPRSYTRPAVAMVRSAALRLPPLTRVGYVRGAADRVPEALRDVGVPLTLLDGAAIEHENLDRYDAIVIGPRAYETDTALVEHNDRLLDFALRGGLVIVQYQQLVYFQRGFAPYPLTVGGPPLRPGGGAVEHDRVTDERAPVTAVTSADPVMGIPNRLGTADWEGWVQERGLYFARSWDAHYRPVLETHDPGEAPLEGGLLVARFGQGTYVYTGLSFFRQLPAGVPGAFRLFANLLALRSQRRP from the coding sequence GTGCTCTTCCCTTCATCCAGCCGGGCGCAGCTGGAGCCGCCATCGACCGGCGGCACCGTAGCGCTGCAGCAGGAGCTGCGGCTACTGGGGCACTACAAGCGGGTGCTGATGATCGGCGCGCACCCCGACGACGAGGACACCGAGCTCCTGGCCGTCCTGGTCCGCGGCCTCGGAGCGGAAGCGGCGTACCTGTCGCTCAATCGCGGCGAGGGGGGACAGAATCTGATCGGGGCGGAGCTGGGTGAGGCGCTCGGACTGATCCGCACCGAGGAGCTGCTGGCGGCGCGGCGCCTCGATGGGGCCCGCCAGTTCTTCACCCGGGCCTACGATTTCGGGTTCTCCAAGACGCAGGATGAGACCTGGCAGCACTGGCCCCGGGATACCATCCTCAAGGACGTGGTGCGGATCGTCCGCCGGTTCCGGCCCCAGATCGTCGTCTCCATCTTCAGCGGCACACCGCGCGATGGGCACGGCCAGCATCAGGCGGCCGGATGGGTGGCGCAGGAGGCCTTCCAGGTCGCGGGTGACTCCACTCGCTTCCCCGAGCTGGCGCGGGAGGAGCACCTCGATCCCTGGACCCCGCTCAAGCTCTACCGCAGCACCCGCTTCGACACCACGGCGACGACTCTCACCTTGAACGGCGGGGCGCTCGATCCACTGCTCGGCAAGTCGTTCCACCAGATCGCCATGGCGGGACGCAGCCTGCACCGCTCCCAGGACATGGGCCGGCTGCAGGGGATCGGCCCTTCGGAGGTGCGCCTCGCGTTGCTGCAGGATCGTACCGGCGGCGGGACCAACGCGCTGTTCGGCGGCCTGGACACCAGCATGACGGCGATGCCGTGGAACAACGTGGACGATGCCGGTGGCCGACGGTCGCGTGAGCGCTTCGCCGCCCGAGTGGACAGCGCCAGGGCGGCTGCGGACGGCAACGATCTCGCGGCCGCGGCGGAGCTGCTCCGGCGGGCGGAGGCGGACGTAGCTGGAGGGGCCGCGGACGCGACCGACGGTGCCGGCGGCTCCCGCCTCGCGCCGGAACAGGCGGAGCAGCTCCGGCGGGCGCTGCGGGCCGAGGCGATCGCGGCCAGGGTGGTGGGCGACGCCACCAGCGACGATGACCGGGTAGTTCCGGGCGAGCGGGTCGCTGCTACGCTGGCGGTGTGGAACGCGGGCCCGGTTCGGCAGGTCGTGCGGCCGTCCATCGCGTCCCGCGGCGGCTGGTCGGTGGAGATGGACACGGGATCGGCAGGCTCGATCGCTCCTGGTGCGGTTGCCCAGGTCGGGGCGACGCTCCGGGTACCCGACACGGCGTCGCCCACGGTGCCGTATTTCCTGCGGCGTCCGCTGGAGGGCGCGCTGTACGACTGGAGCCGGAGTCCGCCGGCCGCGCGGGGGCAGCCGTTCGACTCCTCGACGCCGCTGGCCGTGTTCCAGAGGAACGACGCGCACTGGTTCAGCCGGGAGCTTGCGCTGCGGGTGAACGATCAGGCCAGGGGCGAGGTGCGGCGCCCCGTACAGGTCGTGCCCAGGGTGGATGTGAAGCTGGATCCGGGCTCCGAGCTGTGGTCCATCGCATCGCCGGCGCCGCGGCGCTTTACCGTCACGCTGACCCACGGCGCGCGCGACACCACGGCGGGCACTGTGGGACTCGAGCTCCCTGCGGGCTGGAACGCCGGAAAGCCGCGGCCGTTCCGCCTCACTCGGGAGGATGAGCGGGAGACCTACGCGTTCGAGGTGCGGCCGCCCGCGAGACGGGCGCCGGGTGCGGTCGTGCTCCGCGCGATCGCCCGTGACAGCAGCGGACATCGATACGATCTGGGGGTCTTCACGGTTGACTACCCCCACATCCGGCCGCGGAGCTACACTCGTCCAGCCGTCGCCATGGTCCGGAGCGCCGCGCTCCGGCTGCCGCCGCTCACGCGGGTCGGCTACGTCCGCGGCGCCGCCGACCGGGTGCCCGAGGCCCTGCGCGACGTGGGCGTGCCGCTCACCCTGCTCGACGGCGCCGCGATCGAGCATGAGAATCTCGACAGGTACGACGCCATCGTCATCGGGCCGCGCGCCTACGAGACCGACACCGCCCTGGTCGAGCACAATGATCGGCTGCTCGACTTCGCCCTCCGGGGCGGGCTGGTCATCGTGCAGTACCAGCAGTTGGTCTATTTCCAGAGAGGATTTGCTCCCTATCCCCTGACGGTCGGGGGACCGCCGCTTCGGCCTGGCGGCGGCGCGGTGGAGCACGACCGAGTCACCGATGAGCGCGCGCCGGTCACCGCGGTCACCTCCGCGGACCCGGTCATGGGGATTCCCAACCGGCTCGGCACCGCCGATTGGGAAGGCTGGGTGCAGGAGCGCGGACTCTACTTCGCCCGGAGCTGGGATGCGCACTACCGCCCGGTGCTCGAGACCCACGATCCGGGCGAAGCTCCATTGGAGGGTGGCCTGCTCGTGGCGCGGTTCGGGCAAGGAACCTACGTGTACACCGGGCTCAGCTTCTTCCGGCAGCTTCCGGCCGGGGTGCCGGGGGCCTTCCGGCTCTTCGCCAACCTCCTCGCGCTGCGCTCACAGCGGCGGCCGTAG
- a CDS encoding extracellular solute-binding protein, which translates to MPRRNRPGLRARPVWLLSLWVLQVLACRGDGRTPVVLYSPHGRDQLTLLERAFEAEHPEIDVRWLDMGSQEILDRLRFERVNPQADVWFGGPTTTFDRGVHDSLLAPYRPAWAGRVGPGGVGPGDLYYPVYRTPAVIAFNNRMVSRADAPKDWDDVLDPRWHDKVLIRDPMASGTMRAIWGLILVRSIRETGDTARGMAWLRRLDGQTKAYTLNPAILEQRLARAEGLVTLWDLPDILIDRAKGMPFDYVFPRSGTVVIDDAVGLVRGCRHPDAARAFIDFVGSDRGELLAATGVFRLPARRDLPAASVPAWVAEVDSEMRVADMDWGLLATNGAAWMSYWDRHVRGTGGESGR; encoded by the coding sequence GTGCCTCGACGGAATCGTCCCGGCCTGCGGGCGCGCCCGGTATGGCTCCTCTCCCTCTGGGTACTGCAGGTCCTCGCCTGCCGCGGTGACGGCCGGACGCCCGTCGTGCTGTACTCGCCCCACGGCCGGGACCAGCTCACCCTGCTGGAGCGGGCCTTCGAGGCGGAGCATCCGGAGATCGACGTGCGCTGGCTCGACATGGGCTCGCAGGAGATCCTCGACCGGCTGCGCTTCGAGCGGGTGAACCCGCAGGCGGATGTCTGGTTCGGCGGACCGACCACGACGTTCGACCGGGGCGTGCATGATTCCCTCCTCGCCCCGTATCGGCCTGCCTGGGCCGGCCGCGTGGGACCGGGAGGAGTGGGGCCGGGGGACCTCTACTACCCGGTGTATCGCACCCCGGCGGTGATCGCCTTCAACAACCGCATGGTGAGTCGGGCGGACGCGCCCAAGGACTGGGACGATGTCCTGGATCCCCGGTGGCATGACAAGGTGCTGATCCGTGACCCCATGGCGAGCGGCACCATGCGGGCGATCTGGGGTCTCATCCTGGTGCGCAGCATCCGGGAGACCGGTGACACGGCCCGCGGGATGGCCTGGCTCCGCCGACTGGACGGGCAGACCAAGGCCTACACGCTCAACCCCGCGATCCTGGAGCAGCGGCTGGCTCGCGCCGAAGGGCTCGTCACCCTGTGGGACCTCCCGGACATCCTGATCGACCGCGCCAAGGGCATGCCGTTCGACTACGTCTTTCCCCGGAGCGGCACCGTGGTGATCGACGATGCCGTCGGCCTGGTGCGGGGGTGTCGTCACCCCGATGCGGCCCGCGCCTTCATCGATTTCGTCGGAAGTGACCGGGGTGAGCTGCTCGCCGCCACCGGCGTGTTCCGGCTGCCGGCCAGGCGGGATCTGCCTGCCGCATCGGTCCCGGCGTGGGTCGCCGAGGTGGACAGCGAGATGCGGGTGGCCGATATGGACTGGGGCCTGCTGGCCACGAACGGAGCCGCGTGGATGAGCTACTGGGACCGCCATGTCCGGGGGACCGGAGGCGAGTCGGGTCGGTGA